Sequence from the Gloeocapsopsis dulcis genome:
TGCCATCCTTATCAAAGAGCTTTTGCTATTCCAGACCTTAGACAAGAATTAATTGCCTATGTTCTCAATCGAATTCCCTGTATTTATAGTGTAGTTGATAGCGAACAAAAAGCAATATCATTCAACTATCAGTTACCAAGTTCCCAACAGCAGCTGCAACTCGAAAACTTAATTCATCAAGGTATCTACTCTATCTTGCAAGAAAGATCCGACTGGGTCAATCGCCACCTTCCAGAAGCAATGCAATGTAGTCTTGAACCGTCTCACTGGTTTGGTTAAGTTAATTTATTTCAAAGGGTCATGTCCCCAATTTTTTAACGAGTATCTCCAACGAGAGTCTTCTATGTCACTGGATGGTTTTTGTGCAGTGTGACGGTGAACGTAACTAATGACTTTCTTCATATGAGATAAGTCATCGTCTGTATATTCGCTTTTCTTCTTTTGCAAAAGTTCGATTATCCGTTTACCTGATTTATGACCTATTGATTCATCGTCTCCATCTTTCTGTCCTACTGATTGAGATTCTTCTGTATCAAGCCACGAACCAAGTTCTTTTGGTGTCATATTGACGACATCATAAAACTGATCAATAGTCGTATCATCATTACTCATCTGAAATACTACTCCTCAATTTTTTCTAAAGCATCTGGTTTATGTGCTGCTTCTTTTCCTGATTTGTCGCTTTCTACGAGATACTCAGGGTTATCTTTTGAAGCCGCAACGTGATGTCCTTTAATATCGGTTGGGGAGGTGAGTTTTTTCTTGACTTCGCCTGTAGTTTTACCTTGTGAAGTTTTCCACTCTACTTTGTCACCTTTTTTGAATTCGTCAGTCAAAGCAATGATCCTATTTATAAACTTTCCATAGTTTTAAATTATGTTAAGATAAATAAGACTAGCCATCAGCCTAATGATAGAGAAATAAAACTTTCATCGGTTGTTAATCATAGTCTTTATCGATTTACATACCTTTCTCATAAAGTTTGTTTCACTAAATTATTTGTTGATAATAATCTAATTTTTTATTTCTTCCCTACACTCACAACTTGAGCAACGTTAAGGTGAAACGGTATTCTCACCATATCCTCCGCCACCAGGAGTTTCAATCATAAATACATCTCCTGGTTGCATTTCAACGGTTGCAGTACTTCCTAACTCCTCGATAGTTCCATCGCTATGTTCAACCGTATTTTTTCCTACTGCACCATTTTCTCCACCGGATAAACCAAACGGAGGAATAATGCGACGCCCTGAAAGGATTGCTGCTGTCATTGGTTCGCGAAACTGAATACGACGGATCACACCGTTACCACCTCGATGATGTCCTTTCCCACCACTATGAGGACGAATACTAAAGCTTTCAAGTAATACAGGGAACCGCCACTCTAAGACTTCAGGATCGGTGAGACGAGAATTTGTCATATGTGTGTGTACAGCATCAGTACCATCAAATTCTTTTCCTGCACCCGAACCACCACAAATGGTTTCGTAATATTGATAGCGATCGCTTCCGAAGGTAAAGTTGTTCATGGTTCCTTGAGATGCTGCCATGACACCTAAAGCACCGTATAATGCATCAGTGATTGCTTGGGAAGTTTCAACATTTCCAGCGACGACAGCAGCTGGATAGCGCGGATTAAGTAAACAACCTTCAGGAATAATAATTTCTAAAGGTTTCAGACACCCAGCATTCAACGGAATATCATCATCTACCAAAGTGCGGAAAACGTACAAAACTGCGGCTTTACATATAGCAGATGGAGCATTAAAATTACTTTTAATTTGTGGTGAAGTTCCGCTAAAATCAATGCGAGCGCTGCGAGTTGATTTATTAATAGAAACAGCAACTTGAATTACACTACCATTATCTAAATCACAAGTAAACTTACCATCTTGTAAAATATTAATCACACGACGTACAGACTCTTCGGCATTATCCTGTACAAACTTCATATAAGCTTGCACAGTATCTAGATAATGTTCTACCATTTTGTGGAGTTCTTGAACGCCGCGTTCGTTCGCTGCAATTTGTGCTTTTAGATCAGCAATATTTTGGGTAGAATTTCGTACTGGATAACGCCCATTTTGTAAAAAATCTAAAAGTTCTTTTTCTCTAAAATTACCATCAGCAATTAGCTGAAAATTATCCAGTAAAACTCCTTCTTCTTCTACTGTGACACTATTTGGAGGCATAGAACCAGGAGTCATTCCGCCAATATCTGCATGGTGTCCGCGTGAGGCAACGTAGAAAAGTGGTGAGTGGAGAGTGAGTGATAAGTGGGCTGGAAATACGGGAGTAATAACAGTGATATCGGGAAGGTGAGTTCCACCGTTATAGGGATTATTCGATGCAAAAACATCTCCTGGTTTGAGAGTAGTTCCGCGATCTGCGATCAGTGCTTGAACACTTTCACTCATCGAACCCAAGTGAACTGGAATATGGGGTGCATTAGCGACTAACTGTCCGTCACCGTCAAAAATAGCACAGGAAAAATCAAGCCTTTCTTTAATATTGACCGAAGAACTTGTATTTTGTAGCGTTACTCCCATTTGCTCAGCGATCGCCCGAAACAAATTGTTGAAGATTTCCAGCATTACCGGATCGGGGGAAGAAGTAGCTAGTGATGTATTTCCAGTTTGGAAGTGCTGTGTGCGCTGTAGAATTAAGTGGTTGCGATCGCTAACTGTTGCAGTCCATCCTGGTTCAATAACATTCGTCCCTGTTGCTTCCACAATTAGCGCAGGACCTGAAATTGAGTCTTCTGGTTGCAACTCCTCACGTTGATACACAGGCGTTGCGTGCCAAGCATCCATTGTATACATCTGTACAGTTGCCAGCGCTACCTTCTCATCACTCCTACGTAAAACGATTTCCTCCACAGGAACATCATTTTTACCCACCACCTCAACCGAAACCACCTCCACAATCAATCTTTTTTCCGGCGCAATAAATCCATAGCGCTGACGATGCAAACCCTCAAACTCCCGTCGCATCACCTCCACATCACCAAAACTCACTATCAAAGCTGCATCTGTCCCCTCGTACCTCAAATGCACCTTGCACAAAACCTCAATACCCTGTGTGTCTCTGTGGTTCAATTCCTCCTTTCCCTCAGCCTCCAACGCAGCTAACACCCCCAATAAATCCAACTCCTCACTTAAAACCTCCTCCACAGCCCGTTCGCGAATCACCCGCACATCAGCCAAGCCCATGCCATAAGCAGATAACACCCCTGCATAAGGATGAATAAACACTTGCTCCATCCCCAACGCATCCGCAATCAAACAAGCGTGTTGCCCACCTGCACCGCCAAAACAGCACAAAGTATATTCGGAAACATCATAACCGCGTTGTAGAGAGATTTTTTTAATCGCGTTTGCCATTTTTTCAACAGCGATCGCCAAAAAACCAGCTGCTACCTGTTCCGGCGTGCGATTGTCTCCAATCTCCCTGACTAATTCTGCAAACTTCCGTCGCACCACTTCTGCATCCAAAGGCAGATTGCCATTCACACCAAAGACTTTTGGAAAGAAGTTCGGCTGTAACTTCCCCATCATCACATTGCAGTCAGTGACCGTTAATGGACCACCTTTGGCGTAAGCCGCAGGTCCTGGATGAGCACCCGCCGATTCTGGACCAACACGATATCGCGCTCCATCAAACTGCAAAATTGAACCACCACCAGCCGCTACAGTATAAATTGCCATCATCGGAGTACGCAAACGCACTCCAGCCACTTCAGTTTCAAAGGTACGTTCATACTCGCCGTTGTAATGGGCAACATCAGTAGAAGTTCCACCCATGTCAAAGCTAATAATTTTGTTAAATCCAGCTATCAGGCTCGTTTGTACTGCCCCAACAATCCCACCAGCAGGTCCTGAGAGAATACTGTCTTTTCCCTGAAAGGTTTGAGCATCAGTAAGACCACCGTTTGATTGCATAAACATGAGCGAGGGAGTAGAGTAGGCATCTTGCCCGCTGTAGGCTGATAGCTGACTTGATACCTGGTCTACATACCTGCGTAGTATTGGAGACAAGTAAGCATCAACAACTGTCGTGTCACCTCGACTAATTAATTTCATCAACGGGCTAACTTCGTGCGATACTGATACTTGAGTGTAGCCAATGGTCCTCGCTAGAGTGGCAATTTCCTTCTCATGTGCTGGATAGCGATAACCGTGCATCAAAACAATGGCACACGCACGAATACCATCTTGATAAGCAGCTTGTAATTTATCAGCAATAGTGTCGAGATTTAGCTTAATAAGTTCTTCGCCTTGAGCGGTGTAGCGTTCTTCTACTTCAATCACTCGCTCGTAGAGCATTTCTGGTAGCATAATTTGCCGAGCAAAAATATCAGGGCGGTTTTGATAGCCAATACGGAGTGCATCGCCAAATCCCTTTGTAATCACTAAAACTGTGCGATCGCCTTTACATTCAAGCAGTGCATTTGTGGCGACTGTTGTGCCCATCTTCACCGTAGCGATTTGATCTGCTGGTATGGGTGCATTGGGTGCAATGCCTAAAATTTCTCGAATACCTTGTATGGGAGCATCAGTGTAGCGATCGGGGTTTTCTGATAAAAGCTTGTGAATGACTAATTTACCAGCAGGATTTTTTGCCACAATATCGGTAAATGTACCTCCCCGATCAATCCAAAATTCCCAACGAGCATTCATAGT
This genomic interval carries:
- a CDS encoding late competence development ComFB family protein; amino-acid sequence: MFKTVVNLTQQAVITEIENVLDTYPCHPYQRAFAIPDLRQELIAYVLNRIPCIYSVVDSEQKAISFNYQLPSSQQQLQLENLIHQGIYSILQERSDWVNRHLPEAMQCSLEPSHWFG
- a CDS encoding DUF3140 domain-containing protein, with product MSNDDTTIDQFYDVVNMTPKELGSWLDTEESQSVGQKDGDDESIGHKSGKRIIELLQKKKSEYTDDDLSHMKKVISYVHRHTAQKPSSDIEDSRWRYSLKNWGHDPLK
- a CDS encoding hydantoinase B/oxoprolinase family protein, with the translated sequence MNARWEFWIDRGGTFTDIVAKNPAGKLVIHKLLSENPDRYTDAPIQGIREILGIAPNAPIPADQIATVKMGTTVATNALLECKGDRTVLVITKGFGDALRIGYQNRPDIFARQIMLPEMLYERVIEVEERYTAQGEELIKLNLDTIADKLQAAYQDGIRACAIVLMHGYRYPAHEKEIATLARTIGYTQVSVSHEVSPLMKLISRGDTTVVDAYLSPILRRYVDQVSSQLSAYSGQDAYSTPSLMFMQSNGGLTDAQTFQGKDSILSGPAGGIVGAVQTSLIAGFNKIISFDMGGTSTDVAHYNGEYERTFETEVAGVRLRTPMMAIYTVAAGGGSILQFDGARYRVGPESAGAHPGPAAYAKGGPLTVTDCNVMMGKLQPNFFPKVFGVNGNLPLDAEVVRRKFAELVREIGDNRTPEQVAAGFLAIAVEKMANAIKKISLQRGYDVSEYTLCCFGGAGGQHACLIADALGMEQVFIHPYAGVLSAYGMGLADVRVIRERAVEEVLSEELDLLGVLAALEAEGKEELNHRDTQGIEVLCKVHLRYEGTDAALIVSFGDVEVMRREFEGLHRQRYGFIAPEKRLIVEVVSVEVVGKNDVPVEEIVLRRSDEKVALATVQMYTMDAWHATPVYQREELQPEDSISGPALIVEATGTNVIEPGWTATVSDRNHLILQRTQHFQTGNTSLATSSPDPVMLEIFNNLFRAIAEQMGVTLQNTSSSVNIKERLDFSCAIFDGDGQLVANAPHIPVHLGSMSESVQALIADRGTTLKPGDVFASNNPYNGGTHLPDITVITPVFPAHLSLTLHSPLFYVASRGHHADIGGMTPGSMPPNSVTVEEEGVLLDNFQLIADGNFREKELLDFLQNGRYPVRNSTQNIADLKAQIAANERGVQELHKMVEHYLDTVQAYMKFVQDNAEESVRRVINILQDGKFTCDLDNGSVIQVAVSINKSTRSARIDFSGTSPQIKSNFNAPSAICKAAVLYVFRTLVDDDIPLNAGCLKPLEIIIPEGCLLNPRYPAAVVAGNVETSQAITDALYGALGVMAASQGTMNNFTFGSDRYQYYETICGGSGAGKEFDGTDAVHTHMTNSRLTDPEVLEWRFPVLLESFSIRPHSGGKGHHRGGNGVIRRIQFREPMTAAILSGRRIIPPFGLSGGENGAVGKNTVEHSDGTIEELGSTATVEMQPGDVFMIETPGGGGYGENTVSP
- a CDS encoding DUF2945 domain-containing protein encodes the protein MTDEFKKGDKVEWKTSQGKTTGEVKKKLTSPTDIKGHHVAASKDNPEYLVESDKSGKEAAHKPDALEKIEE